One genomic segment of Cherax quadricarinatus isolate ZL_2023a chromosome 73, ASM3850222v1, whole genome shotgun sequence includes these proteins:
- the LOC128701141 gene encoding uncharacterized protein: MLAAAVMPLASLLLLLVGTTSSRAQVGLRTAPLTAPRIRDYSNSSSLGLFSSKWSGMDLRHKGNNTSSIESSLAAIFRGVAYGVSTSQAASSTTTTSTYRPPHPTSYRRPLDLPPRDDHGYLASGPPAWSSQPGLELEVQQKAVTDQRGVKSLGNRPVQTPYIEVPINTAPEVSHDQMMDVPPERSVEVVRADVGVGLSKVAWVRALGTAWVVHVYCAAGLYSLLALLALFWLARVHAATHLLPRGYYITLHLLMFLAAFLRCVHLFHDPYGAERRLPVALSAVVEETGWPCLTAALAVVVLAIVRAWRCPRLLPRKPHAPLALALLTAAHLLASIAAHLTSALLPEHAGPLRAAARAVTAAWGGAVGIGGFLAVWRVGRAAGRHPGLLLVRLSRAPMEGSLPARHPRVALLRGSHLTLVASLLQVVVAGLHMYALVGPHYILELPPAYPWHWLAYQSTCRLLEVLMWVLLGVTSVLRLGGSSGKRQNHKGEKRLLSVLSCKRCGSCSSITAQDKVDEVFPAVCQTNQAVRNFTLQSCGKGVYQEALTQEPLARRANTVRVTHKRPSIRKSATLHSATSDIHLLWNHGNTLSALPPDASSRPSSMLFNDAGFVRFRMQVDPQQAMDEVLRKSLQNLEIQAEAGDSKLQQVPKDDPPSYDQSLYANTPQPGEKSPSAKSKSSPRYEDPYDSNQFEHLLQNRINSDLYCGLDNRHCRSEAASVTDYSSTDALSPAATADNEWSKYASTCSSISAANSFDVRMYDDFEVASYYQSPSSASSHVYASLHRPVARARLARQRAVYGEGESVVHGYEGRQAVEQLTALLAPRTSSTSPQSDIHVDYLTDGSHDRHTRGSDSDLCSTGSRHTRHSRKHDDERQSPGNWRQPHSRRLNLHDITPDSAVVVDYAGHTDEASGDDSEVIHRPGQPLTQRSGLLTKIVKNNFSLNCTGYTPLGSEDVFNLPLHHQQILLKQVQQQNLQQRNLAEEKCERLRPCGHRPRRVLREDPKVTSPVKPSVQNRKHSPSEQPLKQLQLLPSQQEEPSSLEQDSVGVTDGTTQTEPRVWPALSPSSSRPASSLASHSDLPSECVDSEDDVTDDNQENPSGLDVHQEVPPLAAWHSPTRLQAAV, translated from the coding sequence ATGCTTGCCGCGGCTGTGATGCCCCTGGCcagcctcctgctcctgctggtggGGACCACCTCCTCCAGGGCGCAGGTGGGCCTCCGCACAGCTCCCCTCACCGCTCCCAGGATTCGcgactacagcaacagcagcagcctggGACTCTTCTCCTCAAAGTGGTCAGGGATGGACCTGCGCCACAagggcaacaacaccagcagtatcgAGAGCTCCCTGGCTGCTATCTTCAGAGGTGTGGCCTACGGCGTCTCCACCAGCCAGGCCGCTTCCTCCACTACAACCACCTCCACTTACCGTCCTCCACATCCCACCTCTTACAGGAGGCCCCTGGACCTTCCCCCGAGGGATGACCACGGGTATCTAGCCTCGGGGCCGCCTGCATGGTCGTCACAACCGGGTTTGGAGCTGGAGGTGCAGCAGAAGGCTGTGACGGACCAGAGGGGCGTCAAGAGCCTGGGTAACCGGCCGGTTCAGACGCCGTATATAGAGGTACCCATCAATACCGCACCGGAGGTCAGCCACGACCAGATGATGGACGTACCTCCGGAGAGGTCCGTCGAGGTGGTGCGGGCGGATGTGGGCGTGGGATTGAGCAAGGTGGCGTGGGTGCGAGCCCTGGGCACGGCGTGGGTGGTGCACGTGTACTGCGCCGCAGGGCTGTACAGTCTGCTGGCGCTGCTGGCGCTGTTCTGGCTAGCACGTGTACACGCTGCTACCCACCTCCTGCCCCGGGGCTACTACATCACCCTTCACCTCCTCATGTTCCTCGCAGCCTTCCTGCGCTGTGTCCATCTCTTCCACGACCCTTACGGTGCCGAGCGACGCCTCCCTGTGGCCCTCTCAGCCGTGGTGGAAGAGACCGGCTGGCCCTGTCTGACGGCGgcgctggcagtggtggtgctggctatTGTGAGGGCATGGCGCTGCCCACGTCTTCTGCCCCGCAAGCCTCATGCCCCGTTGGCCCTCGCCCTCCTCACCGCCGCCCATCTTCTAGCATCTATCGCTGCCCACTTGACTTCTGCATTGTTGCCTGAACACGCTGGCCCTCTGCGGGCAGCTGCCCGGGCAGTTACAGCAGCCTGGGGTGGCGCTGTTGGTATCGGTGGATTTCTGGCCGTCTGGCGGGTTGGTCGCGCAGCCGGGCGCCATCCTGGCCTCCTGCTGGTGCGACTGAGTCGAGCTCCTATGGAAGGGTCTCTCCCTGCCCGCCACCCCCGCGTGGCGCTCCTGCGAGGCTCCCACCTCACCCTGGTGGCCTCTCTCCTGCAGGTGGTTGTGGCTGGCCTTCACATGTATGCCCTGGTGGGACCTCACTACATCCTTGAGCTCCCTCCAGCGTACCCCTGGCACTGGCTGGCCTACCAGAGCACCTGTCGCCTGTTGGAGGTGCTCATGTGGGTGCTGCTGGGGGTGACTTCGGTGCTCAGGCTGGGGGGCTCTTCGGGAAAGCGGCAGAACCACAAGGGCGAGAAACGGCTCCTCTCGGTGCTATCTTGTAAGAGGTGTGGTAGCTGCTCCAGCATCACAGCTCAGGACAAGGTGGATGAAGTGTTCCCCGCTGTCTGCCAGACTAATCAAGCTGTGAGGAACTTCACATTGCAGTCCTGCGGGAAGGGTGTATACCAAGAGGCACTGACTCAGGAGCCTCTAGCGCGCAGGGCCAACACTGTCCGGGTGACCCATAAGAGGCCATCGATACGTAAGTCGGCTACTTTGCACTCGGCCACCTCTGACATTCACCTTCTGTGGAATCATGGCAACACTCTCAGTGCCCTTCCTCCGGATGCTTCATCAAGACCTTCATCAATGCTATTTAACGACGCCggcttcgttaggttcaggatgcaGGTGGACCCCCAGCAAGCCATGGACGAGGTCCTCCGCAAGTCCCTACAAAACCTGGAGATCCAAGCTGAGGCCGGCGACTCGAAACTCCAGCAGGTCCCGAAGGATGACCCACCAAGCTATGATCAGAGCCTCTACGCCAACACTCCCCAGCCAGGAGAAAAATCTCCATCGGCAAAATCTAAAAGTTCTCCCAGGTATGAGGACCCATATGACAGCAACCAGTTCGAGCACTTGTTGCAGAATCGTATCAACTCCGATCTGTACTGCGGTCTGGATAACAGGCACTGCAGGAGTGAAGCTGCCAGTGTCACAGACTACAGTTCTACGGACGCTCTTTCTCCTGCAGCTACTGCAGATAATGAATGGTCTAAATACGCCAGCACCTGTTCTTCCATCAGCGCTGCCAACAGCTTCGATGTACGCATGTATGATGACTTCGAAGTGGCTTCGTATTACCAGTCACCCTCGTCTGCTTCCTCGCATGTATATGCTTCTTTACACCGGCCTGTGGCACGTGCACGCCTGGCTCGCCAGAGAGCAGTGTACGGTGAGGGCGAGTCTGTCGTGCACGGATACGAGGGCCGACAGGCTGTAGAGCAGTTAACGGCACTGCTTGCGCCTCGAACCTCATCTACCTCGCCTCAGTCTGACATCCACGTAGATTACCTGACGGACGGCTCCCACGATCGTCACACACGTGGCTCTGACTCCGACCTCTGCTCTACCGGCAGTCGTCATACACGGCACAGTCGAAAACATGACGACGAGCGACAGTCACCAGGAAACTGGCGACAACCTCACTCCCGTCGTCTTAACCTGCACGACATCACACCAGACTCGGCCGTGGTCGTGGACTATGCTGGCCACACTGACGAAGCCTCTGGCGATGATAGCGAGGTGATACACCGTCCGGGACAGCCTCTTACCCAGAGGTCCGGACTCCTCACTAAAATAGTAAAGAATAACTTTTCTTTAAACTGTACTGGGTATACGCCTTTAGGCAGTGAAGACGTCTTCAATCTGCCATTACACCACCAGCAGATTCTGCtaaagcaggtgcagcagcagaacCTTCAGCAGCGGAATTTAGCTGAGGAGAAGTGTGAGAGGCTGAGGCCCTGTGGCCACCGTCCCCGGAGGGTCCTCAGAGAGGACCCTAAAGTTACCAGCCCTGTGAAACCATCTGTCCAGAACCGCAAGCACTCTCCCAGCGAGCAGCCATTGAAGCAGCTGCAGCTACTACCGAGCCAGCAGGAGGAGCCCAGCAGCCTAGAGCAGGATTCTGTCGGTGTGACGGACGGGACGACACAGACGGAGCCACGGGTATGGCccgctctctctccttcctcctcccgcCCCGCCTCCTCCCTGGCCTCACACTCTGATCTACCCTCTGAGTGCGTCGACTCTGAAGACGACGTGACCGACGATAACCAAGAGAACCCCAGTGGCCTCGATGTCCACCAAGAGGTGCCACCTCTAGCTGCCTGGCACTCCCCGACGCGTCTCCAGGCGGCTGTGTGA